A stretch of Vibrio aphrogenes DNA encodes these proteins:
- the guaB gene encoding IMP dehydrogenase translates to MLRIAKEALTFDDVLLVPAHSTVLPNTADLRTQLTKKITLNVPMISAAMDTVTEARLAIALAQEGGIGFIHKNMSIEQQAEQVRLVKIYEAGVVSNPVTVRPTDTIADVKALTQKHGFAGFPVVTESNELVGIITGRDVRFVTDLTKKVEVLMTPKDRLASVKEGASMSDVQQCMQAHRVEKVLVVNDAFQLSGMITAKDFQKAESKPNACKDERGRLRVGAAVGAGAGNEERVKALVEAGVDVLLIDSSHGHSQGVLDRIKETRALYPDLQIIGGNVATAAGARALIDAGVDAVKVGIGPGSICTTRIVTGVGVPQITAISEAASAAEEFGIPVIADGGIRFSGDICKAIAAGASCVMVGSMFAGTEEAPGEVILYQGRSYKSYRGMGSLGAMSQGSSDRYFQSDNAADKLVPEGIEGRIAYKGHLKEIIHQQMGGLRSSMGLTGSATIEDMRTKAEFVRISGAGMQESHVHDVQITKEAPNYRLG, encoded by the coding sequence ATGCTACGAATCGCCAAAGAAGCTTTAACGTTTGATGACGTACTGCTCGTCCCAGCACACTCCACTGTTCTTCCTAATACAGCTGATCTTCGCACTCAGTTGACTAAAAAGATCACACTTAATGTTCCAATGATCTCTGCCGCTATGGATACGGTAACAGAAGCTCGTTTAGCCATTGCTCTCGCTCAAGAAGGCGGGATCGGTTTTATTCACAAGAATATGTCGATTGAACAACAAGCCGAGCAAGTTCGCTTAGTTAAAATTTACGAAGCGGGTGTGGTAAGTAATCCTGTGACAGTTCGTCCGACTGATACGATTGCTGATGTGAAAGCATTAACTCAAAAACATGGCTTTGCTGGTTTCCCTGTTGTAACAGAAAGCAACGAACTGGTTGGTATCATTACTGGCCGTGATGTTCGCTTCGTAACTGATTTAACGAAAAAAGTTGAAGTACTGATGACGCCAAAAGATCGTTTGGCTTCAGTAAAAGAAGGCGCATCAATGAGTGATGTTCAACAATGCATGCAAGCGCATCGTGTTGAAAAAGTACTGGTTGTTAATGATGCTTTCCAACTGTCAGGCATGATCACAGCCAAAGACTTCCAAAAAGCAGAAAGCAAACCAAACGCTTGTAAAGATGAGCGTGGCCGTTTACGTGTTGGCGCAGCTGTTGGTGCAGGTGCTGGTAATGAAGAACGCGTGAAAGCATTAGTGGAAGCGGGTGTTGATGTCCTACTTATCGACTCTTCACATGGTCACTCACAAGGTGTATTAGACCGCATTAAAGAAACTCGTGCGTTATACCCAGATCTACAAATCATCGGTGGTAACGTGGCAACAGCGGCGGGTGCTCGCGCACTTATCGACGCTGGTGTTGATGCCGTAAAAGTGGGTATTGGCCCTGGTTCTATCTGTACGACTCGTATCGTAACAGGTGTTGGTGTTCCACAAATTACAGCTATTTCTGAAGCGGCAAGTGCAGCCGAAGAATTTGGTATTCCAGTGATTGCCGACGGTGGTATTCGTTTCTCTGGTGATATCTGTAAAGCGATTGCTGCGGGTGCCTCTTGTGTGATGGTAGGTTCAATGTTTGCTGGTACAGAAGAAGCACCAGGCGAAGTGATCCTTTACCAAGGTCGTTCATACAAATCTTACCGTGGTATGGGCTCTTTAGGTGCGATGTCTCAAGGTTCATCTGATCGTTACTTCCAATCAGATAACGCAGCAGACAAGCTTGTTCCTGAAGGAATCGAAGGTCGTATTGCTTATAAAGGTCACCTAAAAGAAATCATCCATCAACAAATGGGCGGTTTACGTTCAAGCATGGGCTTGACAGGCAGTGCTACTATTGAAGATATGCGTACGAAAGCCGAATTTGTTCGTATCTCTGGCGCAGGTATGCAAGAGTCGCATGTTCATGACGTGCAAATCACTAAAGAAGCACCAAATTACCGCTTAGGTTAA
- the guaA gene encoding glutamine-hydrolyzing GMP synthase, with amino-acid sequence MTTNIHAQRILILDFGSQYTQLIARRIREIGVYCELWSWDVDEADIREFNPNGIILSGGPESVTEAGSPRAPEYVFNAGVPVFGICYGMQTMSEQLGGKVAGSNEREFGYAQVKMVEECELFKNIEDAIAEDGKPLLDVWMSHGDKVVEIPNDFTKVAQTDTCPYAAMANDEKRFYGVQFHPEVTHTRQGLRMLENFVLNICGCDKLWTPSSIIEDAVARIKEQVGDDEVILGLSGGVDSSVVAMLIHRAIGPKLTCVFVDNGLLRLNEAEQVMEMFGDHFGLNIIHVDAENRFLDALGGEAEPEAKRKIIGRVFVEIFDEESKKLKNAKWLAQGTIYPDVIESAASKTGKAHVIKSHHNVGGLPDDMAMGLVEPLRELFKDEVRKIGLELGLPYNMLYRHPFPGPGLGVRVLGEVKKEYCDLLRRADAIFIEELHAADLYHKVSQAFTVFLPVRSVGVMGDGRKYDWVVSLRAVETIDFMTAHWAQLPYDFLGKVSNRIINEIDGISRVVYDISGKPPATIEWE; translated from the coding sequence ATGACGACCAATATTCATGCTCAGCGTATTTTAATTTTAGACTTTGGCTCTCAATACACTCAGTTGATTGCTCGCCGTATCCGTGAAATCGGTGTGTACTGTGAACTATGGAGCTGGGATGTAGATGAAGCGGATATCCGTGAATTCAATCCAAACGGTATTATCTTATCTGGTGGCCCAGAAAGTGTGACAGAGGCAGGTTCTCCACGTGCACCTGAATATGTCTTTAACGCTGGCGTACCAGTATTTGGTATCTGCTACGGCATGCAAACCATGTCTGAGCAATTGGGCGGTAAAGTAGCGGGCTCGAACGAACGTGAGTTTGGTTACGCGCAAGTGAAAATGGTTGAAGAGTGTGAACTGTTCAAAAACATTGAAGATGCGATTGCTGAAGATGGCAAACCACTATTGGATGTTTGGATGAGTCACGGTGACAAAGTAGTTGAGATCCCAAATGATTTCACCAAAGTTGCTCAAACAGATACTTGCCCATACGCCGCGATGGCAAACGATGAAAAACGTTTCTATGGCGTACAATTCCACCCAGAAGTGACTCATACTCGTCAAGGCTTACGCATGTTAGAGAACTTTGTTCTGAACATCTGTGGTTGTGACAAACTATGGACCCCATCTTCTATCATTGAAGACGCTGTTGCTCGTATTAAAGAGCAAGTTGGTGATGATGAAGTGATTCTAGGTCTATCTGGTGGTGTTGATTCATCTGTCGTTGCTATGCTGATCCACCGTGCGATTGGCCCTAAACTGACTTGTGTATTCGTAGATAACGGCTTATTACGTTTAAACGAAGCAGAGCAAGTAATGGAAATGTTTGGCGATCACTTCGGTCTTAACATCATCCACGTTGATGCTGAAAACCGTTTCTTAGATGCACTAGGTGGCGAAGCTGAACCAGAAGCGAAACGTAAGATCATTGGCCGCGTATTCGTTGAGATCTTTGATGAAGAGTCGAAGAAACTGAAAAACGCAAAATGGTTAGCTCAAGGTACAATTTACCCAGACGTCATCGAATCAGCGGCATCAAAAACTGGCAAAGCACACGTAATCAAATCACACCATAACGTAGGTGGCCTACCTGACGACATGGCAATGGGCTTAGTTGAACCATTACGTGAATTGTTTAAAGATGAAGTGCGTAAGATTGGCCTTGAATTAGGTCTTCCATACAATATGCTGTACCGTCACCCATTCCCTGGTCCAGGCCTAGGTGTGCGTGTACTGGGCGAAGTGAAGAAAGAGTACTGTGACTTACTACGTCGCGCGGATGCTATCTTCATTGAAGAACTACATGCTGCGGATCTTTACCATAAAGTGTCACAAGCGTTCACGGTATTCTTACCAGTACGTTCTGTTGGCGTTATGGGTGATGGCCGTAAATACGATTGGGTTGTGTCACTACGCGCAGTAGAAACGATCGACTTTATGACCGCACATTGGGCGCAATTACCTTACGACTTCCTAGGTAAAGTGTCTAACCGTATCATCAACGAAATCGATGGTATCTCTCGTGTCGTTTACGATATCTCTGGTAAGCCACCAGCGACAATCGAGTGGGAATAA
- a CDS encoding Gfo/Idh/MocA family oxidoreductase, producing MMKLGFIGFGKSTNRYHMPFIDAANKFEVTGYYTRGTRQFDMLYPNLNNHIQRFETLQSLLDSPVELIVITTPASTHYELAKQAICAGKHVIVEKPFCDTLAQAQDLFQLAKQHQVRITPYQNRRYDSDFLTIKNVLKRQDIGKVMEIESNHTHYRTDGAEHSGYLYDGSVYGHAVHFLDQIVSLYGEPDEVIYDIANQKNYYLGEGLSYQMDHTQENGVPEDHYDIKLVYGNLRVRIRFSQLIVKEPPRWIINATNATVEKYQIDQQERDLKQGIFLDTPSFGQDTAQGTCTIYFNDHHELIAPIHQHYTQFYLDTYQAIRDNTEMPVTEQQGLIVLNIMESIVGHRKYQKLI from the coding sequence ATGATGAAACTGGGTTTTATTGGCTTTGGAAAAAGCACGAACCGCTATCATATGCCTTTTATTGATGCGGCAAACAAGTTTGAAGTAACAGGGTATTACACCCGGGGTACGCGACAATTTGACATGCTTTATCCTAATCTCAATAACCACATTCAACGCTTTGAAACTCTGCAATCTTTGTTAGACAGCCCTGTTGAGTTAATTGTTATTACTACCCCAGCCAGTACCCATTATGAATTAGCCAAACAAGCCATCTGCGCGGGTAAGCATGTGATTGTCGAAAAGCCATTTTGCGATACGCTCGCACAAGCTCAAGATCTCTTCCAACTCGCCAAACAACACCAGGTTCGTATCACGCCCTACCAAAACCGCCGTTATGACAGTGACTTTCTTACTATTAAAAACGTGTTAAAGCGCCAAGATATTGGCAAAGTAATGGAAATCGAATCTAACCATACGCATTATCGAACCGATGGTGCCGAGCATTCTGGCTACCTATATGATGGCAGCGTGTATGGTCATGCCGTGCATTTTCTCGACCAAATTGTGTCGCTATATGGCGAGCCCGATGAGGTGATTTATGACATTGCTAACCAAAAGAATTACTACCTTGGTGAAGGTTTGAGCTACCAAATGGATCACACTCAAGAAAATGGCGTTCCAGAAGATCATTATGATATTAAACTGGTTTACGGCAATTTACGCGTGCGTATTCGTTTCTCACAATTGATCGTCAAAGAGCCGCCCCGCTGGATAATCAATGCCACCAACGCGACAGTTGAAAAATATCAAATTGACCAACAAGAGCGCGATTTAAAACAAGGCATCTTCCTTGATACGCCAAGCTTTGGTCAAGACACCGCTCAAGGTACTTGCACCATTTACTTTAACGATCATCATGAGCTAATAGCGCCCATCCACCAGCATTACACCCAGTTTTATCTCGATACCTATCAAGCGATTCGTGACAACACCGAAATGCCAGTAACCGAGCAACAAGGGTTGATCGTTTTGAATATCATGGAATCAATTGTGGGACATAGGAAGTATCAAAAGCTAATTTAA
- a CDS encoding ion transporter has product MEQTKTFRHLQNAFKRIDKSNTFQWFVIAVIVISALTVGAHTYSLPPTIESALNIMDIAITVFFLIELVIRYLASDGFRAFFKKGWNIFDTIIVIGSLYPAAGSTMFVARLLRIFRVLRLVSMVPELRVLVNALIKAIPQMGYIGLLMFVIFYIYAAVGSMLFADINPTLWSDVSISMLTLFRVATFEDWTDVMYETMQVYSLSWIYYLTFIFLTAFIFLNMMVGTILEVMSEEHKQLREERAPEQDKLATSKEIQELHQKLEQLQRSLHQLKD; this is encoded by the coding sequence TTGGAACAGACAAAGACATTCCGCCATTTACAAAATGCATTTAAACGTATTGATAAAAGCAATACATTCCAATGGTTTGTGATTGCGGTCATTGTTATTTCAGCGTTAACCGTCGGCGCTCATACTTATTCTTTGCCTCCGACTATTGAGTCAGCATTGAACATTATGGACATCGCGATCACGGTCTTCTTTTTAATCGAGCTGGTCATTCGCTATCTCGCTAGTGATGGCTTTCGCGCTTTCTTTAAAAAAGGATGGAATATCTTTGACACCATCATAGTGATCGGCAGTTTGTATCCAGCGGCGGGTTCAACCATGTTTGTTGCTCGTTTATTACGTATTTTCCGAGTGCTGCGTTTGGTTTCTATGGTGCCGGAATTACGGGTGCTGGTGAATGCACTTATCAAAGCCATTCCGCAGATGGGGTACATTGGCTTATTGATGTTCGTTATTTTCTATATTTATGCCGCCGTTGGCAGTATGTTATTTGCAGATATTAATCCAACGTTGTGGAGTGATGTGTCGATTTCGATGTTGACCTTATTTCGAGTCGCCACCTTTGAAGATTGGACGGATGTGATGTACGAAACCATGCAAGTCTATTCACTAAGTTGGATCTATTACCTCACGTTTATCTTCTTAACGGCTTTCATTTTCTTAAATATGATGGTGGGGACGATTTTAGAAGTGATGTCAGAAGAGCATAAGCAATTGCGTGAAGAAAGGGCACCAGAACAAGATAAGCTTGCTACCTCAAAAGAAATTCAAGAGCTGCATCAAAAACTGGAGCAATTACAACGCTCTCTTCATCAATTGAAGGATTAA
- a CDS encoding mechanosensitive ion channel family protein, producing the protein MYQNVLNWFEELGVPLQQMLPVAKALGLIVIIAIIIHLFLHRGVLRWIKNRANVSGGIWRGIVANENLFSRLALLIQGSVIGIQAKLWLSQESFIREAIMTAVALWVVIYTLLVVFSILDVIERAVSRTQAGKNMPIRGIMQSLKIIFFVVAALLITSILIGKSPVILLSGLGAMTAVIMLVFKDPILGLVAGVQLSANKMLSVGDWLEMPKYGADGDVIDISLTTVKVQNWDKTITTIPTYALISDSFKNWKGMQDSGGRRIKRSVLIDATSVHFLKKEEIGYLTKAQLLKPYLLNKVEELTEYNSSNDFDHECGINGRKLTNLGSFRAYLEHYLYAHPRIHKEMTLMVRQMSPTHEGISLEVYCFTNTTAWLEYESIQSDIFDHIYAVLPEFDLRVSQAPTGNDFRQWQARP; encoded by the coding sequence ATGTATCAGAATGTACTAAATTGGTTTGAGGAGCTCGGCGTCCCCTTACAACAAATGCTTCCGGTGGCGAAAGCTCTCGGTCTTATTGTCATTATTGCGATTATTATTCATTTATTCCTTCATCGAGGAGTATTGAGATGGATTAAAAATCGCGCCAATGTCTCAGGTGGGATCTGGCGAGGTATCGTTGCTAATGAAAATTTATTTAGCCGTTTAGCGCTGTTAATTCAAGGTTCGGTCATCGGTATTCAAGCTAAGTTATGGCTCTCTCAAGAAAGTTTTATCCGAGAAGCCATCATGACTGCCGTTGCCTTGTGGGTCGTGATTTATACCTTGCTGGTGGTGTTTTCAATTTTAGATGTAATTGAACGGGCGGTAAGTCGTACACAAGCCGGTAAAAACATGCCAATACGCGGCATCATGCAAAGTTTGAAGATCATCTTCTTTGTGGTTGCAGCGCTGCTTATTACCTCGATTTTAATTGGTAAATCACCGGTCATCCTATTAAGTGGTTTAGGTGCCATGACCGCCGTCATCATGTTGGTCTTTAAAGATCCAATATTAGGCTTAGTGGCTGGGGTTCAATTATCTGCCAATAAAATGTTAAGTGTGGGCGATTGGCTGGAAATGCCGAAATATGGGGCGGATGGTGATGTGATTGATATCAGTTTAACCACGGTAAAAGTGCAAAACTGGGATAAAACCATCACGACTATTCCAACTTATGCTCTAATTTCAGACTCGTTTAAAAACTGGAAAGGAATGCAAGATTCTGGGGGCCGCCGCATTAAACGCAGTGTGCTAATTGATGCTACCAGTGTGCATTTTCTTAAAAAAGAAGAAATTGGCTATTTAACCAAAGCACAATTATTAAAACCTTATTTGCTCAATAAAGTGGAAGAGTTAACGGAATATAACTCCAGTAATGACTTTGACCATGAGTGTGGTATTAACGGTCGCAAATTAACCAATCTCGGTAGTTTTAGGGCATATTTAGAACATTACCTTTATGCGCACCCACGTATTCACAAAGAAATGACGTTAATGGTTCGTCAAATGAGCCCAACCCATGAAGGGATCTCGTTAGAGGTGTATTGCTTTACCAATACCACGGCTTGGTTAGAATATGAGTCGATTCAATCGGATATTTTTGATCATATTTATGCGGTATTGCCGGAATTTGATCTTCGAGTATCACAAGCGCCAACCGGTAATGATTTCCGTCAATGGCAAGCTCGTCCCTAA
- a CDS encoding LysR substrate-binding domain-containing protein yields MQWQGISEFVAVAETGSFTLAAKQLNVSTAQVSRQINQLEKRLAIRLFYRTTRQVKLTDLGQSYFEQCRAILDQLTEAERSVTNLNHSPQGRLKISVPIAYGESHVAPLINDFYLAYPELNIELWLTNQVVDLTEEKVDLAIRLGPLEDSSMMAKKLRSRQQYLCAAPKYLRQWGQPENLNDLKKHNCLVGTLNYWRFHHRKITIKGGLSCNNGYALLDAALKGIGIVQLPDYYVQSYLESGQLISLFESHQPKNDGVWAVYPHNHTLSTKVRLLLDYLDQHLPA; encoded by the coding sequence ATGCAGTGGCAAGGAATTTCAGAATTTGTGGCTGTCGCTGAAACCGGAAGCTTCACCTTAGCGGCTAAACAACTCAACGTCTCAACTGCGCAAGTGAGTCGCCAAATTAATCAATTAGAGAAGCGTCTCGCCATTCGTTTATTTTATCGCACCACCCGCCAAGTCAAACTCACCGATCTCGGACAGTCATATTTCGAGCAATGTCGAGCAATTTTAGATCAATTAACCGAAGCAGAACGCTCTGTCACAAACTTAAATCATAGTCCTCAAGGTCGACTCAAAATATCGGTTCCGATCGCTTATGGGGAAAGCCATGTGGCTCCTCTGATTAATGATTTTTACCTCGCTTATCCTGAGCTCAACATTGAACTGTGGCTCACTAATCAAGTGGTCGATTTAACCGAAGAAAAGGTCGACTTAGCCATTCGCCTCGGCCCATTAGAAGATTCCAGTATGATGGCGAAAAAATTACGTTCTCGTCAGCAGTACCTTTGCGCAGCACCGAAATACCTACGTCAATGGGGCCAACCAGAAAACTTAAATGATTTAAAAAAGCATAACTGTTTAGTTGGTACGCTCAATTATTGGCGTTTTCATCATCGTAAGATCACGATTAAAGGCGGGTTGAGTTGCAATAATGGTTACGCACTCTTAGATGCTGCATTAAAAGGGATTGGGATTGTGCAGTTGCCAGATTATTACGTGCAGAGTTATCTCGAATCGGGGCAGCTTATCTCGCTGTTTGAATCACATCAGCCTAAAAATGATGGTGTGTGGGCGGTGTACCCACACAACCATACTTTATCCACTAAAGTGCGCTTGTTGCTGGATTATCTTGACCAACATTTACCGGCCTAA
- a CDS encoding S-(hydroxymethyl)glutathione dehydrogenase/class III alcohol dehydrogenase, translating to MTAQVIQSRAAVAWKAGEPLTMETVDVMPPQAGEVRVKIIATGVCHTDAFTLSGDDPEGVFPAILGHEGGGIVESVGEGVTSLKVGDHVIPLYTAECGKCKFCTSGKTNLCSAVRETQGKGLMPDGTTRFSINGEPIFHYMGCSTFSEYTVLPEISLAKVNPQADLKEVCLLGCGVTTGMGAVTNTAKVQPGDTVAIFGLGGIGLSAVIGAAMAKAGRIIAIDINESKFELAKKLGATDVVNPKDFDKPIQEVIVEMTDGGVDYSFECVGNVHLMRSALECCHKGWGESIIIGVAGAGQEISTRPFQLVTGRVWKGSAFGGVKGRSQLPDYVERYLQGEFKLNDFITHTMGLEDINKAFELMHEGKSIRTVIHY from the coding sequence ATGACAGCACAAGTAATTCAATCACGCGCCGCCGTTGCTTGGAAAGCAGGTGAGCCATTAACAATGGAAACTGTGGATGTGATGCCGCCACAAGCGGGTGAGGTACGTGTAAAAATTATTGCAACTGGCGTATGTCATACCGATGCTTTTACCTTATCTGGCGATGATCCAGAAGGCGTCTTTCCTGCCATTTTAGGTCACGAGGGCGGCGGTATCGTTGAATCAGTAGGGGAAGGCGTGACTTCACTAAAAGTTGGGGATCACGTTATTCCACTTTACACGGCAGAATGTGGCAAATGTAAATTCTGTACTTCTGGTAAAACCAACTTGTGTTCCGCCGTACGTGAAACTCAAGGCAAAGGCTTAATGCCTGATGGAACGACTCGCTTTTCAATCAATGGCGAGCCAATCTTCCACTATATGGGCTGCTCTACCTTCTCTGAATATACGGTTCTGCCTGAAATATCACTGGCAAAAGTGAACCCGCAAGCCGACTTAAAAGAAGTGTGCCTGTTAGGTTGTGGCGTAACAACGGGTATGGGGGCGGTGACGAATACCGCTAAGGTTCAACCGGGTGATACTGTTGCGATCTTTGGCCTGGGTGGCATTGGTTTATCGGCGGTTATTGGCGCTGCAATGGCAAAAGCTGGGCGTATTATTGCGATTGATATTAATGAATCCAAATTTGAGTTAGCCAAGAAATTGGGCGCAACCGATGTGGTGAATCCAAAAGATTTCGATAAGCCAATACAAGAAGTGATCGTTGAAATGACCGATGGTGGTGTGGATTACTCTTTTGAATGTGTCGGTAATGTTCACTTAATGCGTTCGGCGTTAGAGTGTTGTCACAAAGGCTGGGGAGAATCGATCATTATTGGTGTGGCAGGGGCGGGTCAAGAAATCTCAACGCGTCCATTCCAATTAGTGACGGGCCGAGTCTGGAAAGGTTCGGCATTTGGTGGGGTGAAAGGGCGTTCTCAATTGCCTGATTATGTAGAACGTTATCTGCAAGGTGAATTCAAACTCAATGATTTCATTACTCATACTATGGGGCTTGAAGACATCAATAAAGCATTTGAATTGATGCATGAGGGTAAGAGTATCCGAACCGTCATTCATTATTAA
- the fghA gene encoding S-formylglutathione hydrolase, whose translation MKQLNSNKSFGGYQQQFEHESKVLNCTMRFSIFMPPQASEQKVPVLYWLSGLTCTDENFVQKAGAQRIAAELGIAIVAPDTSPRGDEVADDEAYDLGKGAGFYLNATQEPWAKHYQMYDYIAYELPALIEANFAVNDKRAISGHSMGGHGALTIGLRNSPRFKSISAFSPIVSPLHCPWGHKALTAYLGDDQALWVKYDAVELMKKIKGNEAYLPPIKLDQGLSDNFLEEQLKPHLLENAANEVGYPFQINVHSGYDHSYFFIASFIDEHVKFHDQYLK comes from the coding sequence ATGAAACAACTCAATTCAAATAAATCGTTTGGTGGCTATCAGCAACAGTTCGAACATGAATCTAAAGTGTTGAATTGTACTATGCGCTTTTCGATTTTTATGCCGCCACAAGCCAGTGAGCAAAAAGTACCAGTTTTATATTGGTTGTCGGGGTTAACCTGCACTGATGAGAACTTTGTCCAAAAAGCCGGTGCGCAGCGAATAGCAGCAGAACTTGGCATTGCGATTGTCGCGCCGGATACCAGCCCACGAGGTGATGAGGTTGCGGATGATGAGGCTTATGACCTAGGCAAAGGGGCTGGCTTTTATTTAAATGCCACTCAAGAGCCGTGGGCTAAGCATTATCAAATGTACGATTACATTGCGTATGAGCTGCCAGCTTTGATTGAAGCGAATTTTGCCGTTAATGATAAACGTGCGATCTCTGGTCATTCGATGGGCGGGCATGGCGCATTAACCATTGGATTGCGCAATAGTCCGCGCTTTAAGTCGATTTCAGCGTTTAGCCCCATCGTGAGCCCTCTGCATTGTCCTTGGGGCCACAAAGCATTGACGGCTTATTTGGGGGATGATCAAGCATTATGGGTAAAATACGATGCAGTTGAGCTAATGAAAAAAATCAAAGGCAATGAAGCGTATTTACCGCCCATAAAACTGGACCAAGGGTTATCCGATAACTTTTTAGAGGAACAATTAAAGCCGCATTTATTAGAAAATGCCGCCAATGAGGTGGGCTACCCATTTCAGATTAATGTGCACTCTGGCTATGATCATAGCTATTTCTTTATTGCGAGTTTCATTGATGAGCATGTGAAGTTTCATGATCAGTATTTGAAGTAA